The following proteins are co-located in the Castanea sativa cultivar Marrone di Chiusa Pesio chromosome 8, ASM4071231v1 genome:
- the LOC142607414 gene encoding fasciclin-like arabinogalactan protein 17, which produces MTNDRTKRKTQEHNPINHITHNNPEELSLLSLSLLNPPHSSSAMDFHVYGVSRLVFMSSILVFFVGICLALPENLNARSSSPANNSGQINSNSVLVALLDSHYTELAELVEKALLLQTLEETVGKHNITIFAPRNEALERDLDPEFKRFLLEPGNLKSLQKLLMFHIIPTRIGSNQWPTHPESTQHHRTLSHDHLFLTHHEKTGDKTVDRAKLTHPDFLTRPDGVIHGIERLLIPQSVQEDFNKRRSLRSISAVKPEGAPEVDPRTHRLKKPAPPANPGSPPALPIYDALAPGPSLAPAPAPGPGGPHHHFNGEAQVKDFIHTLLHYGGYNEMADILVNLTSLATEMGRLVSEGYVLTVLAPNDEAMAKLTTEQLSEPGAPEQIMYYHLVPEYQTEESMYNAVRRFGKVRYDTLRLPHKVVAQEADGSVKFGQGDGSAYLFDPDIYTDGRISVQGIDGVLFPAEEVEPKKTALPTKAVSKPRRGKLMEVACRVLGAVGQDSRFTTCL; this is translated from the exons ATGACAAATGAccgaacaaaaagaaaaacacaggAACACAACCCCATAAACCATATCACACACAATAACCCAGAAGAACTCTCTCtactgtctctctctcttctgaATCCACCGCACTCTTCGTCCGCCATGGATTTCCACGTCTATGGCGTCTCGAGGCTCGTTTTTATGTCGTCTATTCTCGTCTTCTTCGTCGGAATATGCCTCGCATTGCCGGAAAATCTCAACGCCAGATCGTCCTCTCCGGCGAATAATTCCGGCCAAATAAACTCCAACTCGGTCCTCGTCGCTCTTCTGGACTCGCATTACACTGAGCTCGCCGAGTTGGTCGAGAAGGCCTTGCTGTTGCAGACGCTAGAAGAGACTGTCGGCAAGCACAACATCACAATCTTCGCACCCAGAAATGAAGCTCTGGAACGCGATCTCGACCCTGAGTTCAAGCGCTTTTTGCTCGAGCCTGGTAATCTCAAGTCGCTCCAAAAGCTCTTGATGTTCCACATTATCCCAACTCGGATCGGATCCAACCAGTGGCCAACTCACCCCGAGTCAACTCAACACCACCGCACTCTCTCACACGACCACCTCTTCCTCACCCACCACGAAAAGACCGGAGACAAAACCGTTGACCGCGCGAAGCTCACCCACCCGGATTTCCTGACCCGACCCGACGGAGTCATCCACGGAATCGAACGCTTGCTCATCCCGCAGTCCGTACAAGAAGACTTCAACAAACGCCGTAGCCTCCGCTCAATCTCCGCCGTTAAACCCGAAGGAGCCCCGGAAGTGGACCCGAGAACTCACCGTTTGAAGAAACCGGCACCGCCGGCGAATCCCGGTTCGCCGCCGGCTCTTCCGATCTACGACGCTTTAGCACCAGGCCCATCTCTAGCTCCGGCACCGGCACCGGGACCCGGCGGACCCCACCACCACTTCAACGGCGAAGCCCAAGTAAAAGACTTCATTCACACCCTTCTTCACTACGGTGGGTACAACGAAATGGCTGATATTTTGGTGAACCTAACTTCCTTGGCAACCGAAATGGGTCGGTTAGTTTCGGAGGGCTACGTTTTAACTGTCTTGGCTCCAAACGACGAAGCCATGGCTAAGCTGACGACGGAGCAGTTGAGTGAGCCAGGGGCACCGGAGCAAATAATGTACTACCATTTGGTGCCGGAGTACCAGACGGAGGAGAGTATGTACAATGCGGTGAGGAGGTTTGGGAAAGTAAGGTATGATACGCTGCGTTTGCCGCATAAAGTGGTGGCCCAGGAAGCTGATGGGTCTGTTAAGTTTGGACAAGGTGATGGATCGGCCTATTTGTTCGACCCGGATATTTATACCGATGGCCGGATCTCGGTACAGGGGATCGACGGTGTTTTGTTCCCAGCGGAGGAGGTGGAGCCCAAGAAAACCGCACTGCCCACCAAGGCTGTGTCCAAGCCCAGGAGAG GAAAATTGATGGAGGTAGCATGCCGGGTGCTTGGAGCCGTTGGACAGGATTCTCGATTTACCACTTGCCTATGA